One stretch of Brachyhypopomus gauderio isolate BG-103 chromosome 10, BGAUD_0.2, whole genome shotgun sequence DNA includes these proteins:
- the ewsr1a gene encoding EWS RNA-binding protein 1a isoform X2 encodes MASAADYNSYGQTGGQQGYGSYAAQPSQTYGQGAQSYGQQQGYGSYTQPADSAYSQASSTSGGYSQQAYGSSYGQQPPASGGYSAPPTGSQGYSQPVQGYGAGGYDTSTAAAAAAAAAASSTGSQATYGSQAAYGAQPAYPGYGQQPASSAPPSYSASSQPPSGYEQNSYTQPPQQGSYSQQQGGYQSQQGGYGQQSSYSQQSGYQQQAPPQQQAPPSSYAPPSGSYGQPPASQYGQQGSSAYGQNDYKPPSQYGSYRQDHQNGMGGGGYSGPDSGGYGGSGEGRGMGGGDSRGRGRGGFDRGMMRGGGGSGMRGGMNRGGMGIAGDRGGFIKPGGPEPDMGRPEEQDDSENSTIYITGLTENATLDEVADFFKHSGIIKINKRTGLPAVNIYTDKETGKPKGDATLSYEDPPAAKAAVEWFDGKDFQGKKLKVSMARRKPTMGMMRGGMPMRGDRGGMMTRGGMMGRGGMGRGGERGVFGPRGGPRGMGRGGPSGGNMQQRAGDWQCPNAGCGNQNFAWRMECNQCKAPKPEGFGPPPFPPGGDRGRGGPGGMRGGRGMDRGGPGGPGGPGGFRGGRGGDRGGGFRGGRGMDRGGFGGRGRGGPPMDDMGRRGRGMGPPGKMMDMKGEHRQERRDRPY; translated from the exons ATGGCGTCTGCAGCAG ATTACAACAGTTATGGACAGACTGGAGGACAGCAGGG GTACGGCTCCTACGCCGCCCAGCCCTCACAGACCTACGGCCAAGGCGCCCAG TCGTACGGCCAGCAGCAGGGTTACGGCTCATATACCCAGCCTGCGGACTCCGCCTACTCCCAGGCAAGCAGCACATCTGGGGGGTACAGTCAGCAAGCCTATGGGTCCTCATACGGCCAGCAGCCTCCAGCCAGCG GTGGCTACAGTGCCCCTCCCACAGGGTCTCAGGGCTACAGCCAGCCCGTGCAGGGTTATGGAGCCGGGGGATACGACACTTCCACGGCTGCTGCCGCTGCAGCCGCTGCTGCTGCCTCCTCCACAGGCAGCCAGGCCACGTATGGCAGCCAGGCTGCTTACGGAGCCCAGCCCGCCTATCCTGGATATGGACAACAGCCTGCCTCCTCTGCCCCTCCCAG TTACAGCGCTAGTAGTCAGCCCCCTTCTGGATACGAACAGAACTCCTACACACAGCCCCCCCAGCAGGGGTCGTACTCACAGCAGCAGGGAGGCTACCAGAGCCAGCAAGGGGGCTATGGACAGCAAAGTTCATACAGCCAGCAGAGTggataccagcagcaggccccaCCCCAACAACAAGCCCCACCCTCCAGCTATGCTCCTCCCTCTGGTTCTTATGGACAACCTCCTGCCAGTCAGTATGGCCAACAGGGCAGCAGTGCATATGGCCAGAATGATTATAAACCACCCAGTCAGTATG GTAGCTACAGGCAGGACCACCAGAACGGCATGGGAGGGGGTGGCTACTCTGGCCCAGACTCTGGTGGCTACGGGGGCTCTGGAGAGGGCCGTGGAATGGGAGGGGGGGACAGCCGTGGGCGTGGCCGCGGGGGGTTTGACCGGGGCATGatgcgaggaggaggaggcagtgGAATGCGTGGGGGCATGAATCGTGGAGGCATGGG CATCGCTGGAGACAGAGGTGGCTTCATTAAGCCCGGTG GACCAGAACCAGACATGG GCCGTCCAGAGGAGCAGGATGACTCTGAGAACAGCACGATTTACATCACCGGCCTGACTGAGAACGCTACGCTGGATGAAGTGGCTGACTTCTTCAAACACAGCGGCATCATcaag ATAAACAAGCGTACTGGCCTTCCTGCTGTAAACATCTATACAGACAAGGAGACGGGCAAACCGAAGGGTGATGCCACCCTTTCCTACGAGGACCCTCCCGCTGCCAAGGCCGCGGTGGAATGGTTCGACG GTAAGGACTTCCAGGGGAAGAAGCTGAAGGTGTCGATGGCGCGTCGGAAGCCCACGATGGGGATGATGCGTGGGGGTATGCCCATGAGAGGGGACCGTGGGGGCATGATGACCCGAGGAG GGATGATGGGTCGTGGTGGTATGGGGCGTGGTGGCGAGCGAGGCGTGTTTGGACCCCGTGGTGGCCCGCGAGGCATGGGCCGCGGAGGACCGTCGGGCGGGAACATGCAGCAGCGTGCAGGAGACTGGCAGTGCCCCAATGC TGGCTGTGGTAACCAGAACTTTGCCTGGCGGATGGAGTGTAACCAGTGCAAGGCACCCAAACCTGAAGGATTCGGACCTCCTCCTTTCCCTCCAG GTGGTGACCGTGGTCGTGGGGGTCCGGGCGGCATGCGTGGAGGTCGTGGCATGGACCGGGGAGGGCCTGGAGGTCCGGGGGGACCCGGCGGCTTCCGCGGTGGCCGAGGCGGTGACCGTGGCGGGGGCTTCCGAGGTGGCCGTGGAATGGACAGAGGTGGATTTGGTGGGAGGGGCAGAGGCGGCCCTCCCATGGATGACATGGGACGAAGGGGGCGGGGAATGGGACCGCCTGGCAAGATGATGGATATGAA GGGAGAGCACCGTCAGGAGAGGAGGGACAGACCGTACTAA
- the ewsr1a gene encoding EWS RNA-binding protein 1a isoform X1 gives MASAADYNSYGQTGGQQGYGSYAAQPSQTYGQGAQQSYGQQQGYGSYTQPADSAYSQASSTSGGYSQQAYGSSYGQQPPASGGYSAPPTGSQGYSQPVQGYGAGGYDTSTAAAAAAAAAASSTGSQATYGSQAAYGAQPAYPGYGQQPASSAPPSYSASSQPPSGYEQNSYTQPPQQGSYSQQQGGYQSQQGGYGQQSSYSQQSGYQQQAPPQQQAPPSSYAPPSGSYGQPPASQYGQQGSSAYGQNDYKPPSQYGSYRQDHQNGMGGGGYSGPDSGGYGGSGEGRGMGGGDSRGRGRGGFDRGMMRGGGGSGMRGGMNRGGMGIAGDRGGFIKPGGPEPDMGRPEEQDDSENSTIYITGLTENATLDEVADFFKHSGIIKINKRTGLPAVNIYTDKETGKPKGDATLSYEDPPAAKAAVEWFDGKDFQGKKLKVSMARRKPTMGMMRGGMPMRGDRGGMMTRGGMMGRGGMGRGGERGVFGPRGGPRGMGRGGPSGGNMQQRAGDWQCPNAGCGNQNFAWRMECNQCKAPKPEGFGPPPFPPGGDRGRGGPGGMRGGRGMDRGGPGGPGGPGGFRGGRGGDRGGGFRGGRGMDRGGFGGRGRGGPPMDDMGRRGRGMGPPGKMMDMKGEHRQERRDRPY, from the exons ATGGCGTCTGCAGCAG ATTACAACAGTTATGGACAGACTGGAGGACAGCAGGG GTACGGCTCCTACGCCGCCCAGCCCTCACAGACCTACGGCCAAGGCGCCCAG CAGTCGTACGGCCAGCAGCAGGGTTACGGCTCATATACCCAGCCTGCGGACTCCGCCTACTCCCAGGCAAGCAGCACATCTGGGGGGTACAGTCAGCAAGCCTATGGGTCCTCATACGGCCAGCAGCCTCCAGCCAGCG GTGGCTACAGTGCCCCTCCCACAGGGTCTCAGGGCTACAGCCAGCCCGTGCAGGGTTATGGAGCCGGGGGATACGACACTTCCACGGCTGCTGCCGCTGCAGCCGCTGCTGCTGCCTCCTCCACAGGCAGCCAGGCCACGTATGGCAGCCAGGCTGCTTACGGAGCCCAGCCCGCCTATCCTGGATATGGACAACAGCCTGCCTCCTCTGCCCCTCCCAG TTACAGCGCTAGTAGTCAGCCCCCTTCTGGATACGAACAGAACTCCTACACACAGCCCCCCCAGCAGGGGTCGTACTCACAGCAGCAGGGAGGCTACCAGAGCCAGCAAGGGGGCTATGGACAGCAAAGTTCATACAGCCAGCAGAGTggataccagcagcaggccccaCCCCAACAACAAGCCCCACCCTCCAGCTATGCTCCTCCCTCTGGTTCTTATGGACAACCTCCTGCCAGTCAGTATGGCCAACAGGGCAGCAGTGCATATGGCCAGAATGATTATAAACCACCCAGTCAGTATG GTAGCTACAGGCAGGACCACCAGAACGGCATGGGAGGGGGTGGCTACTCTGGCCCAGACTCTGGTGGCTACGGGGGCTCTGGAGAGGGCCGTGGAATGGGAGGGGGGGACAGCCGTGGGCGTGGCCGCGGGGGGTTTGACCGGGGCATGatgcgaggaggaggaggcagtgGAATGCGTGGGGGCATGAATCGTGGAGGCATGGG CATCGCTGGAGACAGAGGTGGCTTCATTAAGCCCGGTG GACCAGAACCAGACATGG GCCGTCCAGAGGAGCAGGATGACTCTGAGAACAGCACGATTTACATCACCGGCCTGACTGAGAACGCTACGCTGGATGAAGTGGCTGACTTCTTCAAACACAGCGGCATCATcaag ATAAACAAGCGTACTGGCCTTCCTGCTGTAAACATCTATACAGACAAGGAGACGGGCAAACCGAAGGGTGATGCCACCCTTTCCTACGAGGACCCTCCCGCTGCCAAGGCCGCGGTGGAATGGTTCGACG GTAAGGACTTCCAGGGGAAGAAGCTGAAGGTGTCGATGGCGCGTCGGAAGCCCACGATGGGGATGATGCGTGGGGGTATGCCCATGAGAGGGGACCGTGGGGGCATGATGACCCGAGGAG GGATGATGGGTCGTGGTGGTATGGGGCGTGGTGGCGAGCGAGGCGTGTTTGGACCCCGTGGTGGCCCGCGAGGCATGGGCCGCGGAGGACCGTCGGGCGGGAACATGCAGCAGCGTGCAGGAGACTGGCAGTGCCCCAATGC TGGCTGTGGTAACCAGAACTTTGCCTGGCGGATGGAGTGTAACCAGTGCAAGGCACCCAAACCTGAAGGATTCGGACCTCCTCCTTTCCCTCCAG GTGGTGACCGTGGTCGTGGGGGTCCGGGCGGCATGCGTGGAGGTCGTGGCATGGACCGGGGAGGGCCTGGAGGTCCGGGGGGACCCGGCGGCTTCCGCGGTGGCCGAGGCGGTGACCGTGGCGGGGGCTTCCGAGGTGGCCGTGGAATGGACAGAGGTGGATTTGGTGGGAGGGGCAGAGGCGGCCCTCCCATGGATGACATGGGACGAAGGGGGCGGGGAATGGGACCGCCTGGCAAGATGATGGATATGAA GGGAGAGCACCGTCAGGAGAGGAGGGACAGACCGTACTAA
- the atp6v0a2a gene encoding V-type proton ATPase 116 kDa subunit a 2 isoform X2, whose protein sequence is MGSGFRSEEMCLAQLFLQSGSAYDCISQLGEMGLVEFRDLNPNVSPFQRRFVSEIKRCEEMERILGYLLREIRKANIGIPEPEVSPAAPVPKHVLEIMEQLQRLELELSEVARNKEKLQRNLLELTEYTHTLRITRQFMHSRSRHEALGPQYEEFPSLEAESVAGYTGMQRLGAKLGFISGLIQRVKVEAFERMLWRVCKGYTILSYAEVDESLADLDTGEISKNVVFLISFWGDQIGQKVQKICDCYHCHLYPHPETDEERADVMDSLKMRIQDLHNVLHRTEDYLKQVLQKASESAHSWVLQVTKMKAIYHILNLCSFDVTNKCLIAEVWCPVNDLTNLRGALEEGSRRGDATVPSFVNCIPSKDTPPTLLRSNKFTSGFQSIVEAYGVGDYREASPAPFTIITFPFLFAVMFGDVGHGAAMTLFALWMVLSEKNHKRRRSGNEMWSLLYEGRYIILMMGLFSMYTGLIYNDCFSKSLNIFGSGWNIKAMFREQQWTNETLQTNALLSLDPNVSGVFTGPYPLGIDPIWNLAVNRLVFLNSYKMKMSVIIGVIHMSFGVVLSVFNHLHFRQKFKIYLLFLPELLFLLCLFGYLVFMIFYKWLAYSSRDSRTAPSILIHFISMFLMQGNVTSPLYPGQAGLQVFLVAVALLCVPVLLLGKPLYLYWLHHGGKSLGVHRGYERVRRLSEDDLSPSVGHDEEEGLDDPLGRESFPPEFDFGDVFLHQSIHTIEFCLGCISNTASYLRLWALSLAHAQLSEVLWTMVLRVALRISSRLGVLVLAPVFSVFVLLTVSILLIMEGLSAFLHALRLHWVEFQTKFYSGTGVKFAPFDFSLLPSVFEQDGLL, encoded by the exons CAACGGCGCTTTGTGAGTGAGATCAagaggtgtgaggagatggagagaataCTGG gatacCTCCTGAGAGAAATCAGAAAGGCAAACATTGGTATTCCAGAGCCTGAAGTCAGTCCTGCAGCTCCTGTACCAAAACACGTCCTGGAGATCATG GAACAGCTGCAGCGGCTGGAGCTGGAGCTCAGTGAGGTGGCTAGGAACAAAGAGAAGCTACAGCGGAACCTTCTGGAACtcacagagtacacacacacactgaggattACACGTCAATTCATGCACAGCCGCTCCAGG CATGAGGCCCTAGGTCCACAGTATGAAGAGTTCCCCTCTCTGGAGGCGGAGTCTGTGGCAGGCTACACTGGCATGCAGAGATTGGGGGCTAAACTGGG gtTCATCTCAGGCCTGATCCAGCGTGTGAAGGTGGAGGCGTTTGAGCGTATGTTGTGGAGGGTGTGTAAGGGATACACCATACTCAGCTATGCTGAAGTCGATGAGAGTCTGGCAGACTTAGACACT GGGGAGATCAGTAAAAATGTGGTCTTCCTCATCTCTTTCTGGGGCGACCAGATTGGCCAGAAGGTTCAGAAGATCTGTGACTG ctaCCACTGTCATCTCTACCCCCACCCAGAAACTGATGAAGAGAGAGCAGATGTAATGGACAGTCTGAAGATGCGAATTCAGGATCTCCACAAC GTTCTCCACCGCACCGAGGACTACCTGAAGCAGGTGCTCCAGAAGGCGTCCGAGTCTGCCCACTCCTGGGTGCTGCAGGTGACCAAGATGAAGGCCATCTACCACATCCTCAACCTCTGCAGCTTCGACGTCACCAACAAGTGTCTCATAGCCGAGGTGTGGTGCCCCGTCAATGACCTGACCAACCTGCGGGGGGCGCTGGAGGAGGGCTCG AGAAGAGGAGATGCGACAGTGCCGTCCTTTGTGAACTGTATCCCGAGTAAAGACACCCCGCCCACTCTTCTGAGGAGCAATAAGTTCACCTCCGGCTTCCAGAGCATAGTGGAAGCTTATGGAGTTGGGGACTACAGGGAAGCCAGTCCAG CCCCCTTTACCATAATCACCTTTCCATTCCTGTTTGCGGTGATGTTTGGAGACGTCGGTCATGGCGCTGCCATGACGCTCTTTGCCTTGTGGATGGTGCTGAGTGAGAAGAACCATAAAAGAAGACGCTCAGGAAATGAG ATGTGGAGTCTGTTATATGAAGGGCGGTACATCATCCTGATGATGGGACTGTTCTCCATGTACACGGGACTCATCTACAACGACTGCTTCTCCAAGTCCCTCAACATCTTTGGGTCTGGCTGGAACATCAAGGCTATGTTCAGGGAGCAGCAGTGGAC AAACGAAACGTTACAGACGAATGCTCTCCTCTCCCTTGACCCCAATGTGTCTGGCGTCTTCACTGGACCCTATCCGCTAGGCATCGACCCG ATATGGAACCTGGCGGTGAATCGGCTTGTCTTCCTGAACTCCTACAAGATGAAGATGTCTGTGATCATTGGGGTCATACACATGAGCTTTGGCGTGGTGCTTAGTGTTTTTAACCATTT ACACTTCAGGCAGAAGTTTAAGATCTACCTGCTGTTTCTACCCGAGCTGCTCTTCCTGCTGTGCCTCTTTGGCTACCTGGTCTTCATGATCTTCTACAAATGGCTGGCGTACTCTTCACGGGATTCACGCACAGCTCCCAGCATCCTCATCCACTTCATCAGCATGTTCCTGATGCAGGGAAACGTCACTTCACCACTCTATCctggtcag gCAGGACTGCAAGTGTTTTTGGTGGCTGTTGCCCTGCTGTGTGTTCCAGTGCTGTTGCTCGGGAAACCGCTTTACCTCTACTGGCTGCATCATGGTGGCAAGAGCCTGGGAGTCCACAGG GGCTACGAGAGAGTCCGGCGTCTAAGCGAGGATGATCTCTCACCCTCTGTGGGCCATGATGAGGAAGAAGGTCTGGATGATCCCCTTGGCCGCGAGAGTTTTCCACCGGAG TTTGATTTTGGGGATGTCTTCCTCCATCAGTCTATTCACACCATAGAGTTCTGCCTGGGCTGCATCTCCAACACCGCGTCCTATCTGCGCTTGTGGGCCCTCAGTCTGGCGCATGCCC agctgTCGGAGGTGCTGTGGACGATGGTTTTGCGTGTGGCTCTGAGGATTAGCTCTAGACTAGGAGTTCTTGTACTAGCTCCTGTCTTCAGTGTGTTTGTCCTGCTTACTGTCTCCATCCTGCTGATCATGGAGGgcctctctgccttcctgcacGCTCTACGTCTGCACTG GGTGGAATTTCAAACTAAATTCTACAGTGGAACGGGTGTCAAATTCGCCCCGTTTGActtctctctcctgccctctgtCTTCGAGCAGGATGGCTTACTGTGA
- the atp6v0a2a gene encoding V-type proton ATPase 116 kDa subunit a 2 isoform X1 yields the protein MGSGFRSEEMCLAQLFLQSGSAYDCISQLGEMGLVEFRDLNPNVSPFQRRFVSEIKRCEEMERILGYLLREIRKANIGIPEPEVSPAAPVPKHVLEIMEQLQRLELELSEVARNKEKLQRNLLELTEYTHTLRITRQFMHSRSRHEALGPQYEEFPSLEAESVAGYTGMQRLGAKLGFISGLIQRVKVEAFERMLWRVCKGYTILSYAEVDESLADLDTGEISKNVVFLISFWGDQIGQKVQKICDCYHCHLYPHPETDEERADVMDSLKMRIQDLHNVLHRTEDYLKQVLQKASESAHSWVLQVTKMKAIYHILNLCSFDVTNKCLIAEVWCPVNDLTNLRGALEEGSRRGDATVPSFVNCIPSKDTPPTLLRSNKFTSGFQSIVEAYGVGDYREASPAPFTIITFPFLFAVMFGDVGHGAAMTLFALWMVLSEKNHKRRRSGNEMWSLLYEGRYIILMMGLFSMYTGLIYNDCFSKSLNIFGSGWNIKAMFREQQWTNETLQTNALLSLDPNVSGVFTGPYPLGIDPIWNLAVNRLVFLNSYKMKMSVIIGVIHMSFGVVLSVFNHLHFRQKFKIYLLFLPELLFLLCLFGYLVFMIFYKWLAYSSRDSRTAPSILIHFISMFLMQGNVTSPLYPGQAGLQVFLVAVALLCVPVLLLGKPLYLYWLHHGGKSLGVHRVCGYERVRRLSEDDLSPSVGHDEEEGLDDPLGRESFPPEFDFGDVFLHQSIHTIEFCLGCISNTASYLRLWALSLAHAQLSEVLWTMVLRVALRISSRLGVLVLAPVFSVFVLLTVSILLIMEGLSAFLHALRLHWVEFQTKFYSGTGVKFAPFDFSLLPSVFEQDGLL from the exons CAACGGCGCTTTGTGAGTGAGATCAagaggtgtgaggagatggagagaataCTGG gatacCTCCTGAGAGAAATCAGAAAGGCAAACATTGGTATTCCAGAGCCTGAAGTCAGTCCTGCAGCTCCTGTACCAAAACACGTCCTGGAGATCATG GAACAGCTGCAGCGGCTGGAGCTGGAGCTCAGTGAGGTGGCTAGGAACAAAGAGAAGCTACAGCGGAACCTTCTGGAACtcacagagtacacacacacactgaggattACACGTCAATTCATGCACAGCCGCTCCAGG CATGAGGCCCTAGGTCCACAGTATGAAGAGTTCCCCTCTCTGGAGGCGGAGTCTGTGGCAGGCTACACTGGCATGCAGAGATTGGGGGCTAAACTGGG gtTCATCTCAGGCCTGATCCAGCGTGTGAAGGTGGAGGCGTTTGAGCGTATGTTGTGGAGGGTGTGTAAGGGATACACCATACTCAGCTATGCTGAAGTCGATGAGAGTCTGGCAGACTTAGACACT GGGGAGATCAGTAAAAATGTGGTCTTCCTCATCTCTTTCTGGGGCGACCAGATTGGCCAGAAGGTTCAGAAGATCTGTGACTG ctaCCACTGTCATCTCTACCCCCACCCAGAAACTGATGAAGAGAGAGCAGATGTAATGGACAGTCTGAAGATGCGAATTCAGGATCTCCACAAC GTTCTCCACCGCACCGAGGACTACCTGAAGCAGGTGCTCCAGAAGGCGTCCGAGTCTGCCCACTCCTGGGTGCTGCAGGTGACCAAGATGAAGGCCATCTACCACATCCTCAACCTCTGCAGCTTCGACGTCACCAACAAGTGTCTCATAGCCGAGGTGTGGTGCCCCGTCAATGACCTGACCAACCTGCGGGGGGCGCTGGAGGAGGGCTCG AGAAGAGGAGATGCGACAGTGCCGTCCTTTGTGAACTGTATCCCGAGTAAAGACACCCCGCCCACTCTTCTGAGGAGCAATAAGTTCACCTCCGGCTTCCAGAGCATAGTGGAAGCTTATGGAGTTGGGGACTACAGGGAAGCCAGTCCAG CCCCCTTTACCATAATCACCTTTCCATTCCTGTTTGCGGTGATGTTTGGAGACGTCGGTCATGGCGCTGCCATGACGCTCTTTGCCTTGTGGATGGTGCTGAGTGAGAAGAACCATAAAAGAAGACGCTCAGGAAATGAG ATGTGGAGTCTGTTATATGAAGGGCGGTACATCATCCTGATGATGGGACTGTTCTCCATGTACACGGGACTCATCTACAACGACTGCTTCTCCAAGTCCCTCAACATCTTTGGGTCTGGCTGGAACATCAAGGCTATGTTCAGGGAGCAGCAGTGGAC AAACGAAACGTTACAGACGAATGCTCTCCTCTCCCTTGACCCCAATGTGTCTGGCGTCTTCACTGGACCCTATCCGCTAGGCATCGACCCG ATATGGAACCTGGCGGTGAATCGGCTTGTCTTCCTGAACTCCTACAAGATGAAGATGTCTGTGATCATTGGGGTCATACACATGAGCTTTGGCGTGGTGCTTAGTGTTTTTAACCATTT ACACTTCAGGCAGAAGTTTAAGATCTACCTGCTGTTTCTACCCGAGCTGCTCTTCCTGCTGTGCCTCTTTGGCTACCTGGTCTTCATGATCTTCTACAAATGGCTGGCGTACTCTTCACGGGATTCACGCACAGCTCCCAGCATCCTCATCCACTTCATCAGCATGTTCCTGATGCAGGGAAACGTCACTTCACCACTCTATCctggtcag gCAGGACTGCAAGTGTTTTTGGTGGCTGTTGCCCTGCTGTGTGTTCCAGTGCTGTTGCTCGGGAAACCGCTTTACCTCTACTGGCTGCATCATGGTGGCAAGAGCCTGGGAGTCCACAGGGTGTGT GGCTACGAGAGAGTCCGGCGTCTAAGCGAGGATGATCTCTCACCCTCTGTGGGCCATGATGAGGAAGAAGGTCTGGATGATCCCCTTGGCCGCGAGAGTTTTCCACCGGAG TTTGATTTTGGGGATGTCTTCCTCCATCAGTCTATTCACACCATAGAGTTCTGCCTGGGCTGCATCTCCAACACCGCGTCCTATCTGCGCTTGTGGGCCCTCAGTCTGGCGCATGCCC agctgTCGGAGGTGCTGTGGACGATGGTTTTGCGTGTGGCTCTGAGGATTAGCTCTAGACTAGGAGTTCTTGTACTAGCTCCTGTCTTCAGTGTGTTTGTCCTGCTTACTGTCTCCATCCTGCTGATCATGGAGGgcctctctgccttcctgcacGCTCTACGTCTGCACTG GGTGGAATTTCAAACTAAATTCTACAGTGGAACGGGTGTCAAATTCGCCCCGTTTGActtctctctcctgccctctgtCTTCGAGCAGGATGGCTTACTGTGA